Below is a window of Campylobacteraceae bacterium DNA.
CTATTCAATGTTTTCAAGATTTTTTGTTTTTTCATCAAACAATAATAGATATTTAGAATTAATAGAACTTATAAATACTTTAAAAGAAAATCCATTAGATGCAAGTACAGCTATTGCATTTGAAGAATTATCAAATACTTTGAAAATGGATTCAAATGTTGAGCTTATGCTTGAATTTGATGATATTTTCCACTCACCTGAAACTACTACTGTTAGAACTACTGCTTCTTATTATGATGAAGATATAGAATCTGGTAAAAAAAGAGTAGAAATGCAAAACTTTTTAGCAAAAACAAAAATAAGAAGAGATGAAAAAAAATACTCTGATTATGAAGATCATATTGGTTTTATTTTTACTGTTTTAGCTGAGCTTTGTACTTTAATATCTGAAGGTGAAGAAGTTTATGTAAATACATCTCATTGTATTTTCGATCAAATATTAAATGATTTTGTAGATGATTTTTCAAAAGAAATATATGAACATGAAAGTGCAAAAATTTATAAAAATGTAATTGTTTTATTAAAAGCATTTATTGAGTTTGAAAGAATTTATTTAGAAGTATCACTTCCAGCTCCAAGAGAGAGACCTCTAAGAAGTACTTGCTCAGAAGAGTTATCAGATGTTGAAATTGAGAGAAGAAAAAGAAACAAAGCTTTAAGAGCAAGCGGACCTAAAAAACATAAAGAAAAAGAAGAAGAAGTATTTGTAACATTTGATGTTGAAGAAGATCTGTAAATAAGTTTTTATGCTGTTGAAGTAAGTCAAATTATTTTGATTTATTTCAGCAGCATAAAATTTATGTTTCTGAATATAAAAGGATCAATAATGCAAAAATCAAGAAGAGATTTTGCTAAAAAAGCTGCTGTTGTCCTTGGTGCCACTGCTGTTGGTGCTAGCGCTTTAGCTGCTAATGCAAGTAAAGCTTCTTATGAAGCTGATTCAAATGGTGTTGTTATAGGGAATTCTAATAAAAAAGAAGTTCTTTATAAAAAAACTAAAGCTTGGGAAGATTTTTATAAACAAGCTTTATAAAACAAACAATAAAAGTTAAGGAGTAGAATATGTCAATTAGTACATATGATGCACTGAAAGCAAAAGTTGGTAGAAGATCATTTTTAAAAATGGCTGCTATAGCAACTGCTGCTGGTGCTGTAAATGCTTTAGCTAATAATGATGGAGTTACTAGAGCTGCATCAGAAGAAGAGATTAAAAATCCTTTTCCTGGTTCAACAAAAGTAAAAACTATCTGTAATGCCTGTTCTGTTGGATGTGGGATTATTGCTGAAGTTCATAATGGTGTTTGGGTAAGACAAGAAGTTGCTCAAGATCATCCGATCTCATTAGGAGGTCACTGTTGTAAGGGTGCTGATATGATTGATATGGTTCGATCAGAAGTTAGATTAAAGCACCCTATGGTTAAAACGAAAGGAAAGTGGAAAAGAATCTCTTGGGATGAAGCACTTGACAGAATCGCTGCAAAACTAAAAACAGCTCATGAAACAGTGGGTGCAGATTCTGCAATGTTTTTAGGTTCAGCAAAAATGAGCTCAGAGCAAGCATATTATTTTAGAAAATTTGCTGCTTTTTACGGAACAAATAATATAGATCATCAAGCTAGAATTTGACATAGTGCAACAGTCGCCGGTGTGGCGAATACATGGGGTTATGGTGCTATGACAAACTCACTTGGAGATATCCAAAACGCGAAAGCAATTATTATTTTCGGAGCAAATCCTGCAGTTAATCACCCAGTTGGATTTGGACATTTTTTAAAAGCTAAAGAACGAAACAATGCCAAAATCATTGTAGTAGATCCAATTTTTACTAAAACTGCTGCGAAAGCAGATCACTATTGTAGAATAAGACCAGGTACTGATATTCCATTTATGTATGGAATGTTACATCTTATTTTCAAAAATAAATGGCACAACGAGTCTTTTATTAATGATAGAGTTTATGGTATGGATGAAATTATGGAAGAAGCTAAAAAGTGGAATCCTAAAAAAGTTGAAGATGTAACAGGAATTCCTGCTGATCAACTAATTCAAATTACAAGAGTATATGCGCAATCTACTCCAGGTACTTTGATTTGGGCTATGGGTTTAACTCAACATACTGTGGGATCTTCTAATACAAGATTAGCTCCAATATTACAATTAGCTCTTGGAAACATGGGTGAAGAAGGTGGTGGAACTAATATTTTAAGAGGTCACGATAATGTTCAAGGTGCTACGGATATGTGTTGTTTATCACATACTTTACCTGGATATTATGGTTTAAGCGATGGTTCATGGAAGTACTTTGCTAAGTCTTGGGGCGTGGATTATGAATGGTTAAAAGGAAGATTTGCTGCTAAAGAATGGATGAACAAAAAAGGTTTCACACTTTCTAGATGGTGGGCAGGTGTTTTAGATGGTAAAAACGGTAATGATAAAATTCATAACGGTGGAACTAATCTTAAAAACCTTATTGTAATGGGTAATGGTATTACTTCAATTGCACAGCAAGCTAAAGTTAAAGAAGGTTTAGACAATTTAGAAATGATTGTACTTGTTGATCCTTTTGTAAATGAAGCTGCTATTTTAACTGATAAACAAGATGACGTGTTTATTTTACCAGCTGCAACTCAGTTTGAAACATCTGGAACAGTTGTTGCTACAAATAGAAGTGCACAGTGGAGAACTAAAGTAGTTGAACCAATGTATGAATCTAAAACTGATGAAAACATTATGTTTGAATTAGCAAAAAGATTAGGATTCTATGACGAATATACTCGTGGAATGTTAATTAGAGAAGATAAAAAAGAATTTACTTGGCCAGAAGATGCTTGTGATGAAATTGCAAGAATTATTAAAACAATCGGTTTAACTGGTTGGACTGCTAAGAGAATTAAAAAACACACTGATAATTGGCATATGTTTGATCAGATTTCTGGTCGTGGATATGGTGAGATGAAGGGTGAGTATTATGGTTTACCTTGGCCTGTATGGACAGAAAATCATGGTGGTTCACCAATTTTATATAACATTCACAGATCTGTTAAAGATGGGGGAATGGGATTTAGAAATAGATTCGGATTAGAACATGATGGCGTAGATTTATTAGCAGGAAAAGGATCAGCTCCTAAGAATTCAGCTAATAAAGATGGTTATGCAGAAATTACAAGAGATAATATTGAAAAAACTCTTGGTATTAAATTAACAGCAGATGAGAAAAAAAGAATTGGTAAAAACTGGAAAGTTGATACTTCTAATATCATAGCTGAAAAATGTATGGAAGCTGGAATGGCTCCTTATGGAAATGCGAAAGCAAGAGCAGTAGTTTGGACGTTCCCAGATGCTATTCCACTTCATAGAGAACCGTTACATTCT
It encodes the following:
- a CDS encoding molecular chaperone TorD family protein, which produces MKDNKINKARALYYSMFSRFFVFSSNNNRYLELIELINTLKENPLDASTAIAFEELSNTLKMDSNVELMLEFDDIFHSPETTTVRTTASYYDEDIESGKKRVEMQNFLAKTKIRRDEKKYSDYEDHIGFIFTVLAELCTLISEGEEVYVNTSHCIFDQILNDFVDDFSKEIYEHESAKIYKNVIVLLKAFIEFERIYLEVSLPAPRERPLRSTCSEELSDVEIERRKRNKALRASGPKKHKEKEEEVFVTFDVEEDL
- a CDS encoding Tat pathway signal protein, which gives rise to MQKSRRDFAKKAAVVLGATAVGASALAANASKASYEADSNGVVIGNSNKKEVLYKKTKAWEDFYKQAL
- a CDS encoding molybdopterin-dependent oxidoreductase is translated as MSISTYDALKAKVGRRSFLKMAAIATAAGAVNALANNDGVTRAASEEEIKNPFPGSTKVKTICNACSVGCGIIAEVHNGVWVRQEVAQDHPISLGGHCCKGADMIDMVRSEVRLKHPMVKTKGKWKRISWDEALDRIAAKLKTAHETVGADSAMFLGSAKMSSEQAYYFRKFAAFYGTNNIDHQARI
- a CDS encoding formate dehydrogenase subunit alpha produces the protein MTNSLGDIQNAKAIIIFGANPAVNHPVGFGHFLKAKERNNAKIIVVDPIFTKTAAKADHYCRIRPGTDIPFMYGMLHLIFKNKWHNESFINDRVYGMDEIMEEAKKWNPKKVEDVTGIPADQLIQITRVYAQSTPGTLIWAMGLTQHTVGSSNTRLAPILQLALGNMGEEGGGTNILRGHDNVQGATDMCCLSHTLPGYYGLSDGSWKYFAKSWGVDYEWLKGRFAAKEWMNKKGFTLSRWWAGVLDGKNGNDKIHNGGTNLKNLIVMGNGITSIAQQAKVKEGLDNLEMIVLVDPFVNEAAILTDKQDDVFILPAATQFETSGTVVATNRSAQWRTKVVEPMYESKTDENIMFELAKRLGFYDEYTRGMLIREDKKEFTWPEDACDEIARIIKTIGLTGWTAKRIKKHTDNWHMFDQISGRGYGEMKGEYYGLPWPVWTENHGGSPILYNIHRSVKDGGMGFRNRFGLEHDGVDLLAGKGSAPKNSANKDGYAEITRDNIEKTLGIKLTADEKKRIGKNWKVDTSNIIAEKCMEAGMAPYGNAKARAVVWTFPDAIPLHREPLHSPRQDLVKEYPSYADKGNHYRVDTQYASKQNEKDWSKEFPINLVTARLVNMNGAGMENRASKYLAALTPEMFCRIHPDLAGEYGIRDGSMMWIHSPEGTKIKVKAEYSFSVSEDRIWLPFHFAGHFQGEDLSHKYPQGLKPFAVGESANTVTNYGYDIITQIPETKGGLCRIEFA